A region of the Corticium candelabrum chromosome 4, ooCorCand1.1, whole genome shotgun sequence genome:
GCTCATCTTATCTCTGCCGTTTGGGAACTATGATGTGACACATTTACAGCGagtgtgcaataagttacttaCGAGTAAAACCTACACACTTGCGATTGGTCACTCACGCATCACGTGATTATGATACAACGTCAGACAACTGATCAGTAATAGTATCATGAAAACGTACAATGTCCgtcatgtcacgtgatatcaaaGTGACACGCctatttattacataattatTTCTATGGGTATATTAGAGCTCTAATGGTGTACTATCCCTGCGATGACTCAGAAGCTCATAATCGGCTGCTTATGCATACTATAACTATTTATATTGTGACAAGCTGCATGACAATGCCGTATGGGGTAGAACTACTGTTAGTGTGCTCAGCCTCACTGCCTACTAATCAGtcacacagataaacatatTAGAGTGTTTGATGTGTTTCATCTATTTCTTGCTGTCGTATGTTCCTTGTCCCTTGTATCCTCCCACGTAGCCGGATGCTGCTTTATCATCGAAATCTTGCCGTCCCTCGAGCCCTTTGCCTTTGCCTGACTCATCGAATCGTTGTTTGTGACTTCCTGTGTACTTGGACGTGTCGGTCAGCCGATCGACGCCGCCAGTTTTCACTCCACTCTGAAATTCAATGAAACGGTTTGATTAAGAGTGACAACATGGGGTAGGGCCGAACACGTATTTGTTATTATAGCATTTGGAAGTGATGCAGTGAGGCAGGAAATTGGGGGCCTTGGCCCCATTGACCCACATGGCCCAGGCATGGCCACGGATCTCGAGTTCAGGGACCAAGTCTGAGAATGTTGCACTTGACAGAGCTTGCTCATCAACggcaaatattaattaatcttaaaaaatattttaaaaataattaattaaaattttagaaaaATTCTGCCCACAACTGACTGAGTGTCAGATCATCTGGAAGTTGTTTGAGGGGCGGTTAATTAAACGACGCATGAGGCCACATTCCTCAGGGGTCGCATTTGGCCCACACGCCTATGGACAGTAAGTTTAGCAGCGAGTATTGCAAGCATTTAAACGTGACGTGAGACGAGTAAAATCTAATTACCTctaaataattgatatcaactaaagATTAGTCTCAATTTCACCAAATATTAAACTGCAAAATAATAGGGTTTATAGGCTGCTTTTTGACTCAATTGGTTATATGCAGGCAGGCCCTAGTTTCGTACACTTAGAATTTTGAGTTTTGAAGCTGTGACCACGCAACCTCCGGGACTCTGACGCTAAAAAATGCCCGTACAAACTTCctacatcaacaaacaaaccgtaGTTTTGTTGCCAGTCGGCCCTTTTCCCTGCAATACAAAATCTTCTAGTTTCTTTGCTCCGTCTGCATCTCCAGGATACTTCTTCTCAGCCAACAACTTCAACGCTTCTCTGAACTGATCAAACGTGATCTTTCTTTCACTTTTCCTACACGAAAACAAATAAGCTGCTAGACAAGTAAACATGCCGTAGTGTAGACGACACCGTGGACTAACCCTTTGACCTTGTTGAATATGATATCAACGTCTGTTGACGTCAGTTTTTTGTCCAAGATTTTTGTGTCGCGAGCAAACTTCGCGAACTTTGCGTTATCCATCAGAGCTGTCGACTCTTTGCCGCTTCCAAATGCGCAGAAACTCTTGAATATGTCCTCCATCGCGGTTGAGATGAGGAGAGGCGTTCGCTTGTTTGTTGTGCGTTGCTGCGAAGATGCGAATGTTTGTTCTGTCCACTGTGAGGTGTGGTCCGCGTTGCGAGGAAACAGAGTGCAGTGTTACTGCTAGCGTGAGTTAGATAAACCACGACTATGTATGAACGTACTGTGCATACAAACTTTtcttattaaaatattaaattaatgtttTAGTTGGTTGGATTGTGGCAATTAAAGCAGGTATTgttacaattaatattaacgttttaaattattattaatattaacgtttttattattatttagtttACAGACAAGAGTGTAAATACAGTTAAAGTCAAATAACTCGTCCAGCTATACATGATATtatttatcattatttatttattactttattagttattagttaataaattattttatttttataataattaattaattaattaattttattaatttattagttattagtttaataaattatattattttataataattaattaattaattttattaaaatactagttgtacggtatccgtaggcgcctcgcgttaaCACGTCCGActgagttttcagaccgtctactgaaacgccgagtcctagctagacaatacgtatttgttgaaaccctagctgtcataaaattaaacatgcaaacttcctagtagtttagattacgtatataggcctggtataggtagtcgtcgttttgcgatcgtgatcaagacaattgaaatgtacggtctaggtatgcactcagttccgttgtaacgacagtggtatggtatttactgacatagaaattaatatcagcaaacattgactatcaacagtcttagatgcagcacagggtagtaaaggattgatcatactgacgtgtgaatattaattaatagttgactgtaggtggcattcaactcctgaaggtgtttcttggttgtcacgtacacacagtccctagctacaatacaaaaggatggggcgacggaacttaATGAAGCAGTTTCTttgccgtttggtcacttgcacgaatcgttcttaagcctggttcacaatatgacgccgacgctcagttgagcgtcaaacttcaaagcaaccgcctcgacgtcggcggcatcctttgatgttgacgccgattcatttctattttcgacgtcgacgtcggcgtcaatattgtgaaccaggctttagactcatctgtagtcagacacagaaacaatttttaaggtaggtcctatcatgaaatgtggtcgtggggaggagaaatttgagatttgtgtacacacacacacacacacacacacacacacacacacacacacacacacacacacacacacacgcgcacgcacaatTAATTTTATTCATGTATGTGCcgtcaaccagatcagtctggtttgtaaagtctattacaagtaccggaagcaaaccctgcttcagaagtacttagaccatcacggctgtctagaaagaagacatgactttacgaaggatccgagtagatcccagaagcactgttttctgtaagtgctgcaggttgtctAGTACTTATTATTTATCAcattcatttattattataaataactTTTAGTCAATTAATTTTATCCTGTACTAgaatacgccaacccacgcttccgtctgtttggatggacagatgTCTGTCTCCGATCTCGGTGATAGATGACGGTCTccgatcgtcgcgaaacgcggcggCCCAGTCGAGTCGGATTGGGTGAGATGTTTGCCGAAGTTTGTATGTTCGATTAATTTAatcgagtatgcggatgtgacgtgcgctcgccagccactgtatgCCATCTGgtgtagagtgcaagatgcgcccgctgcagtcagaggtTTTAGGCCGGCTCACTGGGCCGCGTGTTCGTGCGTACATATAAGTACAGTATATGCAAGGTAGGTGCGTCTTCATTACGGAAGTGGTGTCATTCTCCACGActagatcatgacgttttatgtgggaagagtctgagatggggaATCCAAACTGCGCTGTCTGGAGTGTTGCAAACGCGCGAAGATAAATtgctaccgcccatagggcggggcGCTGTGACGTGCTCACCAGTCACGCCATCCTCATAGGGTCTAGCTAGAGTAGAGTGCAAAACgcgcccgctgcagtcagagttTAGCTGAAGCAATAGGACGCGTGTATTGTACGTTTTAACGTGCGCTGCAGCTGAGTAGattgaaaacttgccaaataaggtgtgtgtgtgtgtgtgtgtgcgcgcgtgtgtagattttgtctctagagtaacacgtaGACCCGCCCTACAGAAAGATTGTGAGATGGGGCTACTCTACGTGCCAATAATGGACGACTGGCgaaatttaatttttacgtTTGCTTCCCTTAGAtgtagctactatctaggtgTTAGCGCAATATAATACtcattattaaaattaattaatttactacaaTTTGAGATGCTTTTGAAGAGAGAGTGCTGCTcgacaataaacaataaatttgcTAGTCAATTAAAGTGCAGTGAACAAATTACAGTGTCAACTGATTGCCAATGCTGTCACTGGCCTATGCATCATCATCTCATAAATATTagagttaatattaacaaattatACTTGATGTTTCTTGATGTTGAgaaatgtgtttgttgttgtactgGTGGAGGTCAAGATTTTGTTAGTCTCCAGTAGGCCAACATGAATGTTGCTACTGATAATATGGTACCTACACAATGTAGCTATTATACAGATGTAGGTGTGCGTGCAcacggtgacacacacacacacacacacacacacacacacacacacacacacacacacacacacacacacgtacacatgcacgcacgcgtgcgcacacacacacacgtacacatgcacgcacgcgcgcacacacacacacacacacacacacacacacacacacacacagcaacaacttT
Encoded here:
- the LOC134178004 gene encoding tubulin polymerization-promoting protein family member 2-like, with translation CTLFPRNADHTSQWTEQTFASSQQRTTNKRTPLLISTAMEDIFKSFCAFGSGKESTALMDNAKFAKFARDTKILDKKLTSTDVDIIFNKVKGKSERKITFDQFREALKLLAEKKYPGDADGAKKLEDFVLQGKGPTGNKTTSGVKTGGVDRLTDTSKYTGSHKQRFDESGKGKGLEGRQDFDDKAASGYVGGYKGQGTYDSKK